The following is a genomic window from Amycolatopsis sp. BJA-103.
CAGGCGGTCGGCGTTCACCAGCGGATCGTGCGCGTCCCAGCGGGACGCCTCGCGACGCCGGTCACCCCAGAGCGCTTCGGGGTCCTGCCGGGCCGAGGCGACGATCGCGCTGGTCAGCAGCTCGCCGTACGGACCGGTGGGGTTGAGATTGCCGCTGAACGACCCGGCGAACCGGAACACCCCCGGCCGCCGGGCGGCGAGTTCCACCGCGCCGTAGCCGCCGAGCGAGAGCCCGGCCGCCACCCGCCGCCCGTCCCCGCGATACGCGCGGTCGATCAGCTGCGGGATCTCGACCGCGGTGAACGTCTCCCACTGATTGAGCACGACGTCCTTGCCGTGATTCCACCAGTCGGAAAAGAACCCCGCGGAACCGGAACCCGGCATCACCACCAGGGCGCCGGAGTCGTCGGCGAGCTTCCGGATGTCGGTGTTGGCGGTCCAGCCGCGATAGTCCTGCAGCCGTGTCTCCCCGGCGAGCAGGTACACCGCCGGCCACTTCTTCTCCGGTTCGGCGTCCCATCGCGACGGCAGGATCAGCCGGACCATCGCGTAGCTCCCGACGCCGACCGAGCGCACGGTGAGGTCCAGCATCCGCGGATCACCGTCCACAGTGGTCTGGGCGACGACGTGCGAGCCGTCGTCGGCGCGGGCGTCCGGGACACCGCTCTCGGCCCTCGCCGGGGTGAGGGCGGCGCCGGGCAGCAAGCACGTCACGGCCGTCAGCAGCGCGACGGCGCGCAGCCGCCTCGAAGTATTGCGCATACGTAATCCTTTGTCCCGGTCGTTCGATCGAATCCGAAAATGTGACGGCGATTACCCGCAAAAGAAATCCGGAGTGCCGACACGTTAAGCGGAAGAACCCCCTCCAGGCAATTGTCCTGCCCAAAATCCGGGAGGACAATGTGAATGCCAGGGAAACAAGAAATGCCCCCGCCTCCCCCATCAGGGTGACCCGTCGCTCACGGACAGTGAGCGACAGTGGCACGGGGGTACCAGACTGGCTCGCACACCTGCGAAAACCTCGGAAGCCGCAGGTCACACCTAGTACACGAAGGACATTTACGTTCTCTTGATACCTTCCGGTATTCGATTTCCCGTCGTAGCCTTCGTCGTGCCGCCCGGGTTCGGCGTCCACTGACGCAACCCCGGCGCCGTGTCCCACCGAAGGGACCACGACCCCATCAGGACCCTTCCGAAAGGGCTATTCATGACTGCCCGAATTCGCGCGCTCGTCGTCACCGCCGCCGCGTTGGCCACTATTTCCGGCGTACCCGGAGAATCGATTCAGGCGGCCGCCGCGCCGCCCTCTCCCGTCGTTTCGCCCTCTCCCGCCGTTCCGCCCGCCGCCCTGCTGCCGCCGGAGACCGTCCCGCACGCGTCCGCGCGCGACGGCTTCGACCTGGCCGCGGCACTGTCCACGCCGGACCGAGAGGAGAGCCGGATCGACGTCGGCGGCTGTGAGGACGTCGTCCACGGCAGGCTGATCGGCACCGGCGCCACCGGCCAGGGCTTCCAGTCCGCGGTGCCCGGCGGTCAGGTGTCCGAGCTCGTCGCACGCACGACGAACCCGCCCGACCTGACGGCCTGGGCCGCGCAGGCCGCGCGGTGCTCACAGGTGACGGTCGACGACGCGGCCGGTACCGCGGTGTCGACCGTCACCGTCCAGCCCGCGCCCGCCGTCACGGGCGCGAAAACCCTTTCCTACCAACAACTCCTCACGCTCCCCGGCCAGCCCCCCGAGCTGCCCGGACTGCGCCTGCGCACCGTCGCCATCGCCGCCGACGACGTACTGGTCGTGCTTCGTGACGCCGGGACCACCGGCCTCGATCTCGACGCCCTCGCCGTCGCCGCCTGGCAGCACGCCGCCGGACCGCTCGGCCGCTGAACCCTCGCAAAACCCCCGCCGAACCCCGAGGAGACGCCATGTCCCTGGCCCCCGAAAACCTGCCCGCCACGGCCGGCACCACCCTCCCCGCCTGCCTCCGGCATTGGGCGGACGTCGACGGCGACCGGCCCGCGCTGACCTTCGCCGACTTCGCGACCGATCGCGCCGGGCGGCGGAAGACCCTGACCTGGCGGCAGCTCCAGGAGCGCGTCGACGCCGTCGCGGGCGCGCTGCCCGTCCGGCCCGGCGACCGGGTGGCCGTGCTGTGCCCGCAGAGCGCCGAGTACGTCGTCGCCTTCCTCGGCGCGATCACCGCGGGCGCGATCGCGGTGCCGCTGTTCGACCCCGGACTGCCCGGGCACGCCGGGCGCCTCGCCGCGGTGCTGACCGACTGCTCCCCCACCGCGGTCGTCACCACCGTCGCGGCCGAGGACGCGGTCCGCGAGTTCCTCGCCGGTCTCCCCGGCGGTGACGAGGTCGCCGTCATCGCGGCCGACCGCCCCGCCGAAGGCCCGGTCCGCGCGTGGCCCGCCCCGGACGCGACACCGGACGACGTGGCGTACCTGCAGTACACCTCCGGCTCCACCCGCAGCCCGGCGGGCGTGGTGCTGACCCACGCGAACGTGCTGGCCAACGTGCGCCAGGCAGTGCACGGGCTCGGCATCGAACCGACGGGGACCACCGTGTCCTGGCTGCCGCTGTTCCACGACATGGGTCTCGTGCTCGGCCTGATCACCCCGCTGGCGATGGGCATGCGGTCGGTGCTGATGGATCCGCTGGCCTTCATCGAACGACCGGTGCGCTGGCTGGAACTGCTGGGCGACCACAACGGCAGCTGGAGCGCGGCGCCGAACTTCGCGTTCCACTACTCCGCGAGCCGGGTGCGCGAGGAGGACCGCGCCAAGCTGCGCCTCGACCGCGTCGCCGCGATCGTCAACGGCGCGGAGCCGATCAACCCCGACGTACTCGACCGGTTCCACGCCGCCTTCGCCGATTCCGGGTACACGCCGGACAAGACCCGGCCCTCCTACGGTCTCGCCGAGGCGACCGTCTTCGTCACCACCGGCCCCGGAACTCCCCCGCGCGTCACCACGTTCGACCGCGCCGACCTCGGGACGGGCACGGCACGGCAGTCCGGCGACGGTCTCCGGCTGGTCGCCTGCGGTGTCCCGGTGGGCCAGCACGTCGCGCTGGTCGACCCGGAAACCGGCGTCGCGCTCGAAGACGGTTCGGTCGGCGAGATCTGGGTCCACGGTCCCAACGTCGGCACCGGGTACTGGCAGAAGCCCTTGGAAAGCACCGAGACCTTCGGCGCCCGGCTGACCGGCGAACTCGGTGGGCTCCCGGAGGGGCCCTGGCTGCGCACCGGGGACCTCGGCGTCCGGTACGACGGCGAGGTCTACATCGCGGGCCGTATCAAGGACTTGCTGATCGTCGACGGCCGCAACCACTACCCGCAGGACGTCGAAGCGACGGCGGCCTCGGCCGACCGCGACATCCGCCCGGGCAGCGTCGCCTCGTTCGCCGTCGAAGGCACCGACACCGAAGCCGCGGTCGTCGTCGCCGAACACCGCGGCCACACCGCGCTGACCACGGACGACGAGCGGGCCCTCGCCGCGTCGATCCGGCGGCTCGTTTCCGACGCGCACGGCCTTTCGCTGCGCGACGTCGTGCTCGTCCCGGCGGGCCTGGTCCCGCGCACCTCCAGCGGCAAGATCGCGCGCAGCGCGTGCCGCGACCGCTACCTCGCCGGCGACTACGGAAAGGCCCTGGTGCGATGAGAAACCCGACGCTCGACACCCCCGCCCTGCGCCGCTGGCTGCTCGGCACCG
Proteins encoded in this region:
- a CDS encoding fatty acyl-AMP ligase; translated protein: MSLAPENLPATAGTTLPACLRHWADVDGDRPALTFADFATDRAGRRKTLTWRQLQERVDAVAGALPVRPGDRVAVLCPQSAEYVVAFLGAITAGAIAVPLFDPGLPGHAGRLAAVLTDCSPTAVVTTVAAEDAVREFLAGLPGGDEVAVIAADRPAEGPVRAWPAPDATPDDVAYLQYTSGSTRSPAGVVLTHANVLANVRQAVHGLGIEPTGTTVSWLPLFHDMGLVLGLITPLAMGMRSVLMDPLAFIERPVRWLELLGDHNGSWSAAPNFAFHYSASRVREEDRAKLRLDRVAAIVNGAEPINPDVLDRFHAAFADSGYTPDKTRPSYGLAEATVFVTTGPGTPPRVTTFDRADLGTGTARQSGDGLRLVACGVPVGQHVALVDPETGVALEDGSVGEIWVHGPNVGTGYWQKPLESTETFGARLTGELGGLPEGPWLRTGDLGVRYDGEVYIAGRIKDLLIVDGRNHYPQDVEATAASADRDIRPGSVASFAVEGTDTEAAVVVAEHRGHTALTTDDERALAASIRRLVSDAHGLSLRDVVLVPAGLVPRTSSGKIARSACRDRYLAGDYGKALVR
- a CDS encoding alpha/beta hydrolase; its protein translation is MRNTSRRLRAVALLTAVTCLLPGAALTPARAESGVPDARADDGSHVVAQTTVDGDPRMLDLTVRSVGVGSYAMVRLILPSRWDAEPEKKWPAVYLLAGETRLQDYRGWTANTDIRKLADDSGALVVMPGSGSAGFFSDWWNHGKDVVLNQWETFTAVEIPQLIDRAYRGDGRRVAAGLSLGGYGAVELAARRPGVFRFAGSFSGNLNPTGPYGELLTSAIVASARQDPEALWGDRRREASRWDAHDPLVNADRLRGTELYLSTGNGLPGPYDGKLPIDVLPGAMLLEFLCSGQTTAMADRLNRLGVPVMTDFYGPGTHHWAYWQDQLHKTWPRMLRALAAPVKAGEAS